A stretch of Maridesulfovibrio zosterae DSM 11974 DNA encodes these proteins:
- the hemC gene encoding hydroxymethylbilane synthase: protein MRKITIATRGSKLALWQANHISDLLREEYPGIEVQLLKIKTKGDKILDVPLAKVGGKGLFVKEIEEALLDKKADLAVHSMKDVPTELPEGLEVGIIPERESETDTLLSVKYDSLSDLPAGAVVGTSSLRRQSQLLTLRDDLKIESLRGNLDTRVRKLLDGEFDAIVVATAGLNRLGLSAPKSEVLGPPTFLPAVAQGALGIEYRIDDTEIQDILTFLHDGVTARQVKAERGFLTGLDGGCQVPIAAWSQLEGDNIKLTGFVADVDGSSPIRMEKTGPADDAWNVGLSLARDVLDAGAKEILDRVYDKTK, encoded by the coding sequence ATGAGAAAAATAACAATTGCAACACGTGGAAGTAAACTTGCCCTCTGGCAGGCCAACCATATTTCCGATCTTCTGCGTGAAGAATACCCCGGAATTGAAGTTCAACTGCTTAAAATCAAAACCAAGGGTGATAAGATTCTAGATGTTCCGCTGGCTAAAGTCGGTGGTAAAGGACTTTTCGTCAAAGAAATCGAAGAGGCTCTGCTCGATAAAAAGGCTGATCTTGCTGTACACAGCATGAAAGACGTCCCGACAGAACTGCCTGAGGGGCTGGAAGTCGGCATTATACCCGAGCGTGAATCTGAGACAGACACTCTACTTTCAGTTAAGTACGATTCTCTTAGTGATCTGCCTGCTGGAGCTGTTGTAGGGACAAGCAGCCTGCGCCGCCAGTCTCAGCTTTTAACCTTGCGTGATGACCTCAAAATAGAATCACTTCGCGGAAATCTTGATACTCGTGTTCGCAAACTTCTCGACGGTGAATTTGACGCAATAGTTGTCGCAACAGCGGGGCTAAATCGCCTGGGCCTTTCTGCTCCGAAAAGCGAAGTTCTTGGCCCCCCTACATTTCTGCCTGCAGTTGCTCAGGGAGCTCTTGGCATTGAATACCGCATCGATGACACTGAAATCCAAGATATTCTGACATTCCTGCACGATGGAGTTACAGCCCGTCAGGTTAAAGCTGAAAGAGGATTTCTCACAGGTCTTGACGGAGGTTGTCAGGTTCCTATCGCAGCATGGTCACAACTGGAAGGCGACAATATCAAACTGACCGGATTCGTTGCTGACGTTGATGGATCAAGCCCCATCCGCATGGAAAAAACCGGTCCTGCAGATGATGCCTGGAATGTCGGTCTTTCTCTTGCCAGAGATGTCCTTGATGCAGGTGCTAAAGAAATTCTTGACCGAGTCTACGACAAGACCAAATAA